A window of Cohnella herbarum contains these coding sequences:
- the ggt gene encoding gamma-glutamyltransferase codes for MNNATPITRHVMVTSPHYLASMVGARILGTGGNAFDAAVAVSAALGVVYPHMTGMGGDAFFMLYRAESKQLIGFNGTGRAGSRADIPYFANRGLTSIPLRGILSAVTVPGMVDAWWEVWSGNGKLTWEQILEPAVEYAEKGFPISRNLREWICRDERLIRSCPAMAGTFLPGGKTPHLGDVLTQPDLAESLRLLQREGRDSFYRGGLMKRMIAEMDRAGGLLTESDFSSHTGQWVKPISTDYRGYRVYQMPPNSQGFTTIMMMNMLEQFDLKEIPRQSADYYHLMTEVVKRAFRDRDLYLTDPEFADIPLDRLLSKFYAERLAEEISLERAEERLSSAMGQDTAYAAVVDGEGNSVSFIQSLYFDFGSCYMPEGTGVIMQNRGSFFSLDAEHVNGLQPGKRTFHTLMPAMVFKDEAPYLLLGTQGGEGQPQTQLSILTSVLDYGDTIQEAIANPRWVYGRTWGQNSDTLKVEGRIPASEIELLRGKGHLVERVGDWDGLMGQAQGILIDREKGCLHGAADPRGDGMALGW; via the coding sequence ATGAATAACGCGACGCCGATTACGCGGCATGTGATGGTTACATCTCCTCATTATCTGGCGAGTATGGTAGGCGCAAGAATACTTGGGACGGGAGGCAATGCATTTGATGCGGCGGTTGCCGTCAGCGCGGCTTTAGGCGTTGTCTATCCGCATATGACGGGAATGGGCGGAGATGCTTTTTTCATGTTATACCGGGCCGAGTCCAAGCAACTGATCGGCTTTAACGGAACCGGCAGAGCCGGAAGTCGCGCGGACATTCCTTATTTCGCGAACCGGGGACTAACCTCCATACCGTTAAGAGGGATTCTTAGCGCCGTAACGGTTCCGGGGATGGTCGATGCTTGGTGGGAAGTTTGGTCCGGCAACGGCAAGCTGACTTGGGAGCAAATTTTGGAGCCGGCGGTCGAATACGCGGAAAAGGGCTTTCCGATTTCGCGTAACCTCCGCGAATGGATATGCCGGGATGAACGGCTCATTCGATCGTGCCCGGCGATGGCGGGAACCTTCCTGCCTGGCGGCAAAACTCCGCATCTGGGGGACGTGCTTACTCAACCGGATCTGGCGGAATCGTTGCGCTTGCTTCAACGTGAGGGGAGGGACTCCTTTTATCGCGGAGGGTTAATGAAACGGATGATCGCGGAGATGGATCGAGCGGGCGGATTGCTCACGGAGTCGGATTTCTCCTCCCATACCGGACAATGGGTGAAACCCATTTCGACGGATTATCGCGGTTATCGCGTGTACCAGATGCCTCCGAATTCCCAAGGCTTCACTACGATTATGATGATGAATATGTTGGAGCAATTCGATCTTAAGGAAATCCCGCGTCAATCGGCGGACTACTATCATCTCATGACGGAGGTCGTCAAGCGGGCTTTTCGAGACAGGGATCTCTATTTGACCGACCCCGAATTTGCCGATATTCCTTTGGATCGTCTGCTCTCCAAATTCTATGCCGAACGGCTAGCGGAAGAGATATCGCTTGAGCGGGCGGAAGAGAGGCTTTCTTCGGCGATGGGACAGGATACGGCCTATGCGGCCGTAGTGGATGGCGAAGGGAATTCGGTTTCTTTTATCCAAAGTCTCTATTTCGATTTCGGTTCCTGTTATATGCCGGAAGGTACAGGCGTGATCATGCAGAACAGAGGTTCCTTCTTCTCGCTCGACGCCGAGCACGTAAACGGCTTGCAACCGGGTAAGCGCACTTTTCATACATTAATGCCGGCGATGGTTTTCAAGGATGAAGCGCCTTATCTGCTACTAGGAACACAGGGTGGGGAAGGGCAGCCGCAAACGCAATTGTCGATTCTGACAAGCGTACTGGATTACGGGGATACGATTCAAGAAGCGATCGCGAATCCGAGGTGGGTGTACGGGCGCACTTGGGGACAAAATAGCGACACTCTCAAGGTGGAAGGGAGAATTCCGGCTTCGGAAATCGAGCTTCTTCGAGGCAAAGGCCATCTCGTTGAACGCGTTGGGGATTGGGATGGATTAATGGGGCAGGCGCAGGGAATATTGATTGACCGGGAAAAGGGTTGTTTGCACGGTGCTGCGGATCCACGCGGCGACGGTATGGCATTGGGTTGGTAG
- a CDS encoding MoaD/ThiS family protein — MRIEASVPGLLTDCTGGRAKFPLEADTLREALDRMFSDYPLLKRHVYNENGEVRKHVLLCYNKDNIDWLDDLDIPLRPGDKLFVMQLVSGG; from the coding sequence ATGAGGATTGAAGCCAGCGTACCGGGATTGCTGACGGATTGTACGGGAGGACGGGCGAAGTTTCCGCTGGAAGCCGATACGCTGCGGGAAGCTCTGGACCGCATGTTTTCCGATTATCCGTTGCTTAAGCGTCACGTGTACAATGAAAACGGCGAGGTTAGGAAACACGTGCTGTTATGCTACAACAAGGACAATATCGATTGGTTGGATGATCTGGACATCCCGCTCCGTCCCGGCGACAAACTGTTCGTGATGCAATTGGTATCCGGCGGATAA
- a CDS encoding molybdopterin-containing oxidoreductase family protein produces the protein MKTTDNTIVRSVCPFDCPDTCSLHVTMEKGVIASIDGNPDHPVTQGAICNKVRHLKERVYHSDRLMHPMRRVGPKGTLEFERISWEEAYGEIVHRLKSAIADKGAETILPYSFYGNMGILNAEGMDRRFFHRLGASQLDRTICNAAGSAGYKYTMGAAAGIDPEDTVHSKYVLVWGCNLVSTNMHQVMYLNEARKRGAKIIHIDVHRNRTSVWADEFIPILPGTDTALALGIMHVLIREKLTNEEFIEKYAKGYEELVTQAKLYPPYRVSRITGIPEEVIVKLACDYGNASPSFIRIGNGLQHHDNGGMAIRAITCLPALTGQWGILGGGAIKGNSHYSALNSFKLERPDLMPDRNVRTINMNRLGEALLAAEPSVDFLFVYNSNPAVVAPDQNQVRQGLMREDLFSVVHDLFLTDTCMYADIVLPATSHFENPDLYASYWHLYLQLHEPIIAPMGECKSNFTLFKELGLHMGFEPDTFDITEEQMIRQALDRNTPYLAGLTYEELQREGWAKMKLDRPSLFPDRIPTPSGKIELYSEAMERVGLPPVPEYVPIKEPEDYPFLLVTGPNHSFINSTFGNQDRLKKLEKQPTVDMNAKDAAARGLQHGDPVRIWNDRGECRLAVKVANNVLPGVLVTQGLWWEHGNDGVQAVNSLTSQRLSDMGGGATFFSTRVEIEKIKY, from the coding sequence ATGAAAACAACCGACAACACGATCGTCCGGTCGGTCTGCCCTTTCGACTGTCCCGACACTTGCAGTTTACATGTAACAATGGAAAAAGGCGTCATTGCATCCATAGACGGAAATCCCGATCATCCGGTGACCCAAGGCGCCATTTGCAATAAGGTCCGTCATCTTAAGGAAAGAGTCTATCATTCCGACAGGCTCATGCATCCGATGCGCCGCGTCGGTCCCAAAGGGACGCTCGAATTCGAACGCATCAGTTGGGAAGAGGCTTACGGCGAAATCGTTCACCGGTTGAAAAGCGCCATAGCGGACAAAGGAGCGGAAACGATACTGCCCTACAGCTTCTACGGAAATATGGGCATCCTCAATGCGGAAGGAATGGATCGCCGTTTTTTCCATCGGCTTGGCGCAAGCCAACTGGATCGGACGATATGCAATGCGGCCGGATCGGCCGGTTATAAATACACGATGGGAGCTGCCGCGGGTATTGATCCCGAGGATACCGTGCATTCGAAATACGTGCTCGTCTGGGGCTGCAATCTCGTTTCGACCAATATGCATCAAGTAATGTATTTGAACGAAGCCCGCAAGAGAGGCGCCAAAATCATTCACATCGACGTACACCGGAACCGAACTTCCGTATGGGCCGATGAATTTATTCCAATACTGCCCGGGACGGATACTGCGCTCGCTCTTGGCATCATGCACGTGCTTATCCGAGAGAAATTGACGAACGAAGAGTTTATCGAAAAATATGCCAAAGGCTACGAAGAGTTGGTAACCCAAGCGAAGCTATATCCTCCTTACCGCGTTTCCCGGATTACGGGAATTCCGGAGGAGGTCATCGTCAAGCTAGCATGCGATTACGGCAATGCGTCGCCGTCCTTCATCCGTATTGGAAACGGGCTACAGCATCATGATAACGGCGGCATGGCGATTCGCGCGATTACGTGCTTGCCGGCGCTGACCGGGCAATGGGGCATTCTCGGTGGCGGAGCGATTAAAGGAAACAGCCATTATTCCGCGCTAAACAGCTTTAAGCTGGAACGTCCCGATCTGATGCCGGATCGCAACGTTCGCACGATCAATATGAATCGGCTAGGCGAAGCTTTACTCGCGGCGGAACCGTCCGTCGATTTTCTTTTCGTCTACAACAGCAATCCCGCGGTGGTCGCACCGGATCAGAATCAAGTCAGACAAGGCTTGATGCGAGAAGATTTGTTCAGCGTCGTACATGACCTGTTCCTGACCGACACCTGCATGTATGCGGATATCGTTCTGCCTGCCACGAGCCACTTCGAGAACCCCGATTTGTACGCGTCCTATTGGCACTTATACTTGCAACTACACGAACCGATCATCGCGCCGATGGGCGAATGCAAATCCAATTTCACGTTATTCAAGGAACTCGGACTGCATATGGGCTTCGAGCCGGACACGTTCGATATTACGGAGGAGCAGATGATCCGCCAGGCTCTAGATCGCAACACTCCATACTTGGCTGGACTCACTTACGAAGAGCTTCAACGGGAGGGATGGGCGAAAATGAAACTGGATCGTCCCTCGCTGTTCCCGGATCGGATTCCTACGCCGTCAGGTAAAATCGAACTTTACTCGGAAGCGATGGAGCGAGTCGGTCTTCCTCCCGTGCCGGAGTACGTGCCGATCAAGGAGCCGGAAGATTATCCTTTCCTCCTCGTCACCGGACCTAATCATAGCTTCATTAACTCTACCTTCGGAAATCAAGACCGGCTTAAGAAGCTTGAGAAGCAGCCGACGGTCGATATGAACGCCAAAGATGCCGCAGCCCGGGGGCTGCAGCATGGGGACCCCGTTCGCATCTGGAACGATCGCGGGGAATGCCGCCTTGCGGTTAAAGTTGCGAATAACGTACTACCCGGCGTCCTCGTCACCCAAGGCTTATGGTGGGAGCACGGCAACGACGGCGTTCAAGCCGTCAATTCCCTGACCTCTCAGCGCCTATCCGACATGGGCGGCGGGGCGACCTTCTTCTCGACTCGAGTCGAGATTGAGAAGATCAAATATTAA
- a CDS encoding amidohydrolase family protein produces MLDLLFTQCSNPDYPTLVDVGVLGGVIVYLAEHAASIEVPEANETIDLQGKVLLTGLVESHIHLDKALLLDRISDDVTTLRGAIAKSGELKRSFTAEDIMKRSMRVIGEAVIRGVTHMRCHVEVDPVIGLIGIETTIALKKRLKNVIDLQIVVFPQEGLFMDDVTQGLMEQAVTMGADVVGGITYVDRCLEDHVDFVFRLAENHGLPLDLHVDFSDRPEQLAILEVVKAAEKYNMRNRVSVGHLTSLGSVPRVRAEAIANAIANAGIHVMCLPTTDLFLNGRGGSLVAGRGLTPVQLLLEQGVNVVYGSNNIQNAFTPFGTADPLDVGLLIAQTAHMGSKKDAQVLVEMATKRAAIALGLERYGLRIGADADLVVCRANDVRSLLYRRSERERVYKRGKLVAETAVSSRWYADES; encoded by the coding sequence ATGCTCGATCTTCTATTTACGCAATGCTCCAATCCCGACTATCCGACGCTCGTGGATGTGGGGGTTCTGGGAGGAGTGATCGTATATTTAGCCGAACATGCGGCTTCGATTGAAGTTCCGGAGGCAAACGAGACTATCGATCTTCAGGGAAAAGTGCTGCTGACGGGCTTAGTAGAGTCGCATATCCATCTCGACAAAGCGCTGCTGCTCGACAGAATTTCCGACGACGTGACGACATTGCGGGGCGCGATCGCCAAGTCGGGCGAACTCAAGCGTTCTTTTACGGCCGAAGACATTATGAAACGCTCCATGAGGGTGATCGGCGAAGCGGTAATTCGGGGCGTAACGCACATGCGCTGCCATGTGGAAGTGGATCCTGTCATCGGTTTAATCGGAATAGAAACGACGATAGCGCTTAAAAAGCGGCTTAAAAACGTCATCGACCTGCAAATCGTCGTTTTCCCGCAAGAGGGCTTGTTCATGGACGACGTAACGCAAGGTTTAATGGAGCAGGCGGTAACGATGGGGGCGGATGTCGTTGGGGGAATCACGTATGTCGACCGGTGTTTGGAGGATCACGTCGATTTCGTTTTCCGCTTAGCCGAAAATCATGGTCTTCCGTTAGACCTTCACGTTGATTTCTCGGACCGCCCTGAACAGTTGGCCATACTGGAAGTCGTAAAGGCAGCCGAGAAATACAATATGCGAAACCGGGTATCGGTCGGCCATCTAACTTCGCTTGGATCCGTGCCTCGAGTCCGGGCGGAAGCGATCGCGAATGCGATTGCGAACGCGGGCATACATGTCATGTGCTTGCCGACGACCGATCTCTTCTTAAACGGTCGCGGAGGCAGTCTCGTTGCCGGCCGGGGGCTTACCCCTGTTCAATTGCTGCTGGAGCAAGGGGTTAACGTCGTTTACGGAAGCAATAACATTCAGAATGCTTTTACGCCTTTCGGAACGGCGGATCCTCTGGATGTCGGACTGCTGATTGCGCAAACCGCGCATATGGGGAGCAAGAAAGATGCGCAGGTGCTGGTCGAAATGGCCACGAAACGTGCCGCAATTGCATTGGGACTAGAACGTTATGGCTTGCGGATAGGGGCGGATGCGGATTTGGTCGTATGTCGGGCAAACGATGTGAGGAGCTTGCTTTACCGACGGTCGGAAAGAGAACGCGTATACAAAAGAGGGAAGCTGGTAGCGGAAACCGCGGTGAGTTCCAGGTGGTATGCGGATGAGAGTTAG
- a CDS encoding transposase gives MKRSHTAWKKNISTLHGVIQAWSMAYVCANPSCSFPKTYYKSVEADSLAMKHTSYGFDVLALVGQLRFKHHMTIAEITEELTGRGVATSERNAQRLYERYLTLLRSSVTEFVKEQLKQVVDLRKGIMISMDGVQPEKGNETLYVIREVFSGTILVAKNVKSSSTEELKSLIQPVIDLGFPIIGIVTDGQQSIRLAMESLLPEVPYQYCQYHYLKDIAKPIVELDRKLKTGIKKSLRGIRAIERKLVKDNSEDSEIAKDYLAAVRSVLLEDGNPPLDLPGIRVFETSEVIQASLLSCLSKKRAISTPKRI, from the coding sequence TTGAAACGAAGTCACACAGCTTGGAAGAAAAATATATCCACCTTACATGGTGTCATTCAAGCTTGGAGCATGGCTTATGTATGCGCAAATCCAAGCTGTTCATTTCCAAAAACCTACTACAAATCAGTGGAAGCAGATTCACTGGCTATGAAGCACACTTCATATGGTTTTGACGTGCTTGCTTTAGTTGGTCAGCTACGTTTCAAGCATCATATGACCATAGCTGAGATCACGGAAGAACTAACTGGACGGGGTGTGGCCACATCAGAGCGAAATGCCCAAAGACTTTATGAGCGTTATCTGACGCTATTGCGTTCAAGTGTAACGGAATTTGTAAAAGAACAGCTTAAGCAGGTTGTCGATCTACGTAAAGGAATTATGATCTCGATGGATGGTGTGCAGCCAGAGAAAGGTAATGAAACCCTGTATGTTATTCGAGAAGTATTCAGCGGAACGATTCTTGTCGCCAAGAACGTCAAAAGCAGTTCTACTGAAGAACTAAAAAGTCTTATTCAACCCGTTATCGATCTTGGATTTCCAATCATCGGAATCGTGACAGACGGACAACAGTCTATTCGGCTTGCCATGGAATCCCTGCTTCCTGAAGTGCCCTATCAGTACTGCCAGTATCATTACTTGAAGGATATTGCCAAGCCCATTGTAGAACTGGATCGGAAATTAAAAACCGGCATCAAGAAAAGTCTCCGAGGAATCCGAGCTATTGAACGGAAGCTGGTTAAAGACAACTCCGAGGATTCAGAAATTGCGAAGGATTATCTAGCCGCTGTGCGCTCGGTACTACTTGAAGATGGGAACCCTCCTTTAGATTTGCCAGGCATTCGAGTGTTTGAAACATCCGAAGTCATACAGGCATCGCTGCTAAGCTGCCTGAGTAAAAAAAGAGCCATCTCTACTCCAAAACGTATTTAG
- a CDS encoding WD40/YVTN/BNR-like repeat-containing protein gives MATKVKLLVGTNKGVFVYSSNKERLNWELSGPYLNGWEVYSVLGDSRNGHALFAGTSHAAYGPSIRASYDFGKSWTQIEDGPSYSEESGFSLNRIWQLVQGAPSQPDTLYAGVEEAGLFVSRDRGIAWKELSGLTSHPTRPGWFPGAGGMCLHTIVVDPDRPERIWVAMSSVGVFRSDDGGETWQARNAGLARVPTGQPYEEIGYCIHKMAPDPDNANILYMQEHCGVFKSEDGGDSWTPFEEGLVLKEGDEPFGFPFGVSPTGDLFIIPLESSEQRSMRDGKLLVYRRRRDEPEWLPIGDVLPEEKRHVSVLRDALSIDSLDPYGVYFGTTSGELFCSLDRGVSWQRLPGQLSRILCVKPWIVEDADED, from the coding sequence GTGGCTACCAAGGTGAAGCTGTTAGTCGGTACGAACAAAGGCGTGTTCGTCTATTCCTCGAATAAGGAAAGGCTGAATTGGGAGCTTAGCGGTCCGTATTTGAACGGGTGGGAGGTCTATAGCGTACTCGGGGATAGTCGTAACGGACATGCTCTGTTCGCGGGAACTTCGCATGCGGCATACGGACCGTCCATTCGCGCGAGTTACGATTTCGGAAAATCGTGGACGCAGATCGAGGACGGCCCAAGCTATTCCGAGGAAAGCGGCTTCTCGCTCAACCGGATATGGCAGCTTGTCCAAGGCGCGCCGTCTCAACCGGACACGCTGTATGCCGGCGTCGAGGAAGCGGGACTGTTCGTCAGTCGCGATCGGGGAATCGCGTGGAAAGAATTAAGCGGGTTAACGAGCCATCCTACGCGTCCGGGTTGGTTTCCCGGCGCGGGAGGCATGTGTCTGCACACGATCGTCGTCGATCCGGACCGGCCGGAAAGAATTTGGGTGGCGATGTCGTCGGTCGGCGTGTTTCGATCGGATGACGGAGGAGAGACGTGGCAGGCCCGCAATGCGGGTCTTGCAAGGGTGCCCACAGGACAGCCTTACGAAGAGATCGGCTATTGCATCCATAAGATGGCGCCCGATCCGGACAACGCTAACATCCTGTATATGCAAGAGCATTGCGGAGTGTTTAAATCCGAAGACGGCGGGGATAGCTGGACGCCTTTCGAAGAAGGGCTGGTCCTGAAGGAAGGGGATGAGCCGTTCGGATTCCCGTTCGGAGTATCGCCTACCGGGGATCTGTTCATCATTCCGCTGGAAAGCTCGGAACAGAGGTCGATGAGAGATGGAAAGCTGCTCGTCTACCGAAGGCGACGGGACGAGCCGGAATGGCTGCCGATAGGCGACGTTCTGCCCGAGGAGAAACGTCACGTCAGCGTGCTGAGGGATGCGTTGTCGATCGATTCTCTTGATCCTTACGGCGTTTATTTCGGTACGACGTCCGGTGAACTGTTCTGTTCTTTGGATCGGGGAGTCAGTTGGCAACGCTTGCCGGGTCAACTGTCGCGGATTCTATGCGTAAAGCCGTGGATCGTGGAGGATGCGGATGAGGATTGA